A region of Faecalibacterium taiwanense DNA encodes the following proteins:
- a CDS encoding glucosyltransferase domain-containing protein, translating into MEKTAEKLKVNESLLKTVLCSATFWGLLAHGMVLFNKYSFHDDVRYFNEVGATYESGRWMLGILGSLSANLLGSKNYSLPVVNGTITILCIAAIVYLLVDSLKIQSKPLVILLCGSMVTFPSVTGTFSYMFTAPYYYAASLLGVVGAWIFHQKKNVVALLLCTVLMACSVGVYQANIPVCICTLLLYMMEDIRQSDMNWKTFWKMALCNATVCIGFVTECFLVNQYFLNQFGVVLTDYKGINHFGRTNLSNYIYRILCGYGSFFYPSTAVEDFSARYVYTLLIIVTAIIAIFVLRKMYILKTPKGCQTLLILIAYPIAACFVYLMVEPWDVHAVMTFGQAFAFALVVWFIDKYPEDRTKVEGALCKAAVALLGVLVTLNIRYSNILYLKADVMQTQMISYYTTLITRIESIEGYTEDAQVVYIGEYDKHDKNLVGISEYFDDLDLATYKGEPIFNDYAWKEAMEFWCGFAPELGDAAEFDGNAEVASMPCYPDQGSIRCINGKIVVKFADEP; encoded by the coding sequence ATGGAAAAAACTGCGGAAAAGCTAAAGGTAAATGAGAGCCTGTTAAAAACAGTACTGTGCAGTGCTACTTTTTGGGGATTGTTGGCGCATGGTATGGTTCTGTTCAACAAATACTCATTCCATGATGATGTACGGTATTTCAATGAAGTGGGCGCTACTTACGAATCTGGACGGTGGATGCTGGGCATTCTTGGAAGTCTGAGTGCAAATTTGCTGGGTAGTAAAAACTACAGCCTGCCAGTGGTAAATGGTACGATTACGATTTTGTGCATTGCAGCAATCGTATATCTGCTGGTGGATAGTTTGAAGATCCAGTCAAAGCCTCTTGTTATTCTGCTGTGCGGAAGTATGGTGACATTTCCGTCAGTGACGGGAACATTCAGTTACATGTTTACTGCACCATACTATTATGCTGCATCCCTACTGGGAGTTGTTGGAGCATGGATTTTTCACCAGAAAAAGAATGTTGTCGCTCTATTACTCTGCACGGTTTTGATGGCTTGCTCTGTTGGTGTGTACCAGGCAAATATCCCGGTCTGCATCTGCACATTGCTGCTTTATATGATGGAAGATATCCGGCAGTCTGATATGAACTGGAAAACGTTTTGGAAAATGGCCCTGTGTAATGCAACTGTGTGCATTGGGTTTGTTACAGAATGTTTTCTAGTCAATCAATATTTTCTGAATCAGTTTGGCGTTGTTTTGACGGATTACAAAGGTATCAATCATTTTGGAAGAACAAATCTGAGCAATTATATTTATCGGATACTGTGCGGTTACGGCTCATTCTTTTATCCAAGCACTGCTGTGGAAGACTTCAGCGCAAGATATGTCTATACTTTGTTGATCATTGTTACTGCGATCATTGCCATATTTGTGCTCCGGAAAATGTATATTCTTAAGACCCCAAAAGGATGTCAAACCCTATTGATCCTAATCGCATATCCTATTGCAGCATGCTTTGTATACCTGATGGTAGAGCCTTGGGATGTTCATGCCGTAATGACTTTTGGACAGGCGTTTGCCTTTGCTTTGGTTGTATGGTTTATTGATAAATATCCCGAAGATAGAACAAAAGTAGAAGGTGCCCTATGTAAAGCCGCTGTTGCCCTATTAGGAGTACTTGTGACTCTAAATATTCGTTACAGCAATATCCTCTACCTAAAAGCAGACGTGATGCAGACACAAATGATCAGTTATTACACAACTTTGATCACGCGAATTGAAAGTATCGAAGGTTATACTGAAGATGCGCAGGTTGTTTATATCGGGGAGTATGACAAGCACGATAAAAATCTTGTTGGAATCAGCGAATATTTCGATGATTTGGATCTGGCTACATATAAAGGAGAGCCTATTTTCAATGATTACGCATGGAAGGAAGCCATGGAGTTTTGGTGTGGCTTTGCACCGGAATTAGGAGATGCCGCAGAGTTTGACGGTAATGCCGAGGTAGCATCTATGCCCTGCTATCCGGATCAGGGTTCGATCCGGTGCATCAACGGAAAAATTGTTGTCAAATTTGCAGATGAGCCGTAA
- a CDS encoding glycosyltransferase family 2 protein, with protein MKKLSLIILVYNEEAVLEKFYKAFCSIEQNLEYGGGGYELIFVNDGSTDASMNILEVIAQQNKNVRVISFSRNFGHEAAMIAGIDHAAGDVIICMDADLQHPLECIAPIMAKFEEGYEVISMVRTSNKSAGAIKNFTSRAFYRVINALSDQVKLEENASDFFAISSRVADVLRTNYREKTRFLRGYVQSVGFRKTTLEYTAAERAGGASHYTLKKLMNFAISTIVGFSDFPLKLGLYAGAVSFLAAVIFAISALCGFREYKVILAAFNVLFAVLFLLVGIMGEYFSVAFAELKNRPIYIVEKEINSGRCV; from the coding sequence ATGAAAAAATTATCGTTAATTATTTTAGTTTATAACGAAGAAGCCGTTCTGGAAAAGTTTTATAAAGCTTTCTGCTCCATCGAACAGAATTTGGAATACGGGGGAGGGGGATATGAGCTGATTTTTGTAAATGATGGCAGTACCGATGCCAGTATGAATATTCTGGAAGTGATTGCGCAGCAGAACAAGAATGTCCGTGTAATCAGTTTTTCGCGAAATTTTGGCCACGAGGCTGCCATGATTGCAGGCATCGATCATGCTGCGGGGGACGTGATCATTTGCATGGATGCCGACCTGCAGCACCCTCTGGAATGCATCGCCCCCATCATGGCGAAATTTGAGGAAGGCTATGAGGTTATCAGCATGGTCCGAACCTCCAACAAATCGGCAGGTGCCATCAAAAACTTTACATCCAGAGCATTCTACCGGGTGATCAACGCCTTGTCTGATCAAGTAAAGCTGGAGGAAAATGCATCGGATTTCTTTGCCATCAGTAGCCGTGTGGCAGATGTTCTACGTACAAATTACCGTGAAAAAACTCGTTTTCTACGTGGATATGTACAAAGCGTTGGTTTCCGGAAAACAACGCTGGAATACACTGCTGCGGAAAGAGCTGGCGGTGCCAGCCACTATACGCTAAAAAAACTGATGAATTTTGCAATCAGCACCATAGTCGGTTTTTCTGATTTTCCACTGAAACTCGGCCTCTATGCCGGTGCTGTAAGTTTTCTTGCTGCTGTGATTTTTGCTATAAGTGCACTGTGTGGATTCCGCGAGTATAAGGTGATTCTTGCAGCATTCAATGTTTTATTTGCTGTTCTCTTTTTGCTGGTCGGAATTATGGGTGAATATTTTTCCGTTGCATTCGCAGAGCTGAAAAACCGTCCGATCTATATTGTGGAAAAGGAAATCAATTCCGGGCGCTGCGTATGA